One segment of candidate division KSB1 bacterium DNA contains the following:
- a CDS encoding AMP-binding protein, translating to MVHTLTSLVQNAARRSSESTALVFNEHKIEYGRLEEAVRRLANGLKGLGVGPGVRVALMLPNLPHFVISYYAVLWAGATVVPLSILVRREELSQILGETNAQVFIAWGGFKNTVLAAVEEWGQPVKLVFLAERIPVDSQSLTHLIAQSTAEGEPVSVAEDDTAVIAYTAGTTGPPLGVELTHLNLTSAANMCRTMLRLTAKDRIMAVLPLFHPFAQAAAMNAAMEAGAQLVIHHRFRPREILTSIAQNQVTCMAAAPGMLQALLDTAQEGDDLSSLKYCLTSGSPLAEELRQRFEERFANTLVLAGYGLTEAAGLVTSNRLDRERKPGSVGLPMLGVELNVVDTEGKPLRPGQHGEIVVKGPNVMKGYLNREEDTSRALRDGWLHTGDIGFADPDHYFYVIARKKEIICKGGFHIYPHEIEQVALSHPAVAEAAAVGVPDPVHGQEVKLHVALKPGAELTAEELSAFCAEHLEVYKRPKSVQFHQALPKTPTGRILRLQLAAATNK from the coding sequence ATGGTGCACACACTGACAAGTCTTGTCCAGAATGCGGCTCGTAGAAGCAGCGAATCGACGGCGCTGGTCTTTAACGAACACAAGATCGAATACGGACGGCTTGAGGAAGCGGTTCGTCGCCTGGCCAATGGGCTCAAAGGGCTTGGCGTTGGTCCTGGCGTGCGGGTTGCCTTGATGTTACCGAACCTGCCGCACTTTGTCATTAGCTACTACGCCGTATTGTGGGCTGGTGCGACGGTAGTGCCGCTCAGCATTCTGGTCCGGCGAGAGGAATTGAGCCAGATTCTTGGCGAGACCAACGCTCAGGTGTTCATCGCCTGGGGAGGATTCAAGAACACGGTGCTGGCAGCGGTGGAGGAATGGGGCCAGCCTGTGAAATTGGTCTTCCTGGCAGAGCGCATCCCTGTGGATTCCCAAAGCCTGACGCACCTCATTGCCCAATCGACGGCCGAGGGGGAACCGGTTTCTGTAGCAGAGGATGATACGGCGGTGATTGCCTACACGGCGGGGACTACTGGGCCACCGTTGGGCGTGGAGCTTACGCACCTCAACCTCACTTCGGCGGCAAACATGTGTCGCACCATGCTTCGGCTCACTGCCAAAGACAGGATCATGGCCGTGCTGCCGTTGTTCCATCCTTTCGCGCAGGCAGCAGCGATGAACGCGGCCATGGAAGCTGGTGCGCAATTGGTCATCCATCACCGTTTCCGACCGCGCGAGATTCTCACTTCAATAGCCCAAAATCAAGTCACCTGCATGGCGGCCGCTCCGGGCATGCTCCAGGCGCTGCTGGACACGGCACAAGAAGGCGACGACCTCTCCTCGCTCAAGTACTGTCTCACCTCCGGGTCGCCGCTTGCTGAAGAACTCCGGCAACGGTTCGAGGAGCGTTTTGCCAACACTCTCGTCCTTGCCGGCTACGGCCTCACCGAAGCAGCAGGCCTCGTCACCAGCAACCGACTGGACAGGGAGCGCAAGCCCGGCTCGGTGGGTCTGCCCATGTTGGGAGTGGAGTTAAACGTGGTGGACACTGAGGGGAAACCCTTGCGGCCGGGGCAACACGGCGAGATCGTGGTCAAAGGGCCGAACGTCATGAAGGGCTACCTGAATCGCGAGGAGGACACCTCGAGGGCCCTGCGCGATGGGTGGCTCCACACTGGGGACATCGGCTTCGCCGACCCCGACCACTACTTCTACGTGATCGCCCGTAAGAAGGAGATCATCTGCAAGGGAGGGTTTCATATCTATCCGCACGAGATCGAGCAGGTGGCACTGAGCCACCCTGCCGTGGCCGAGGCCGCGGCAGTGGGCGTGCCCGACCCGGTGCACGGCCAGGAGGTGAAGCTCCACGTTGCACTGAAGCCCGGTGCAGAGCTTACCGCCGAGGAGCTGAGCGCATTCTGCGCAGAACATCTGGAAGTGTACAAGCGCCCCAAGAGCGTGCAGTTCCATCAGGCACTGCCCAAGACCCCCACGGGGCGCATCTTGCGGCTCCAGTTGGCCGCAGCGACAAACAAGTAG